The genomic segment cgacgaatggcttcccttctagccttgtcactctcgggtcaataaattgacgtttatcaaaggaaaatacctcacaagtgtcgccagcattttttattttaaaacaattgtttttctagcaagcaaataaaaatccaataaaacaaaaatcagctgttgttctgcaaattttcactggaagtcgttagcgtacttttgcttgcaaatttttttaaagaaagtaaaatcgCTCTTTCTCTCCTACAAATTTCTACtggcaattttttactggaaaagcacgcgaacagacctattgtTATGCTGGATACATCTGATGGCTTTGTTGAATGGTTTCTCCAAGTCTAAGCCTTTTGGTTGTGAGTTAGATCCGAATAATTTGAATGAACACTTTGTTAGGAATCAGTTCGATACACCTGATGGCTTTGTTGGACGGTCTGTTGAGTAAGAATGATTTGGATGAATCATATGCCGCTGTAAAGTCCAATGCCTGTGACCAGTACGGTTTCACCCTTTAATTCCAAGTATACTCCTTGCATTGtgtactttgttgttgttgtagcagtgtgttatacactgaggcggcagcccttgtcgatgaagaactctatcgggtcaatccggtacgtccaaccggctgccatgggattgctgtactttatgttttccgattgggTAGAAAGTCTCAAAAATTGTTTCTGTACGAAGAAAGGAACCTAGTTCTACTAATGATTATCGTCCAATTTCGATACTTCCTCTCTTTTCCAAGGTAGTGGAGAATTTAATGAAATCGCAGATGTTGTCTTTTTTTAGAAAGCAATTCGGCTTTGCATGATGCTCAGGCTTAACtgattaaatttgaaaaaattttggggacGGCAGATTCTGCATTCTCTTGTCTTTGGATTTGGAAACAGCTTTTGATAGAGTGGATCATGGTCGGCTGTTATATAAGTTACAGAACCTTTGCTGGTTACAGAACCTTTGCATGTTATTTGTGTCGTCTTATGGGAGTTTAGAAAGATGGAGGTTAAACAGAACCTAGAAGAGACCCTGTGGAACTACGGTTGAACTTTTCGACTTCTAAACTCCCTTAAATTCATGTTTCATAGATGTTAGGTTAAGTCATCCTACCACATTGTTTAAAATCCTTACCATGGTGCTTACGTTATGATGTCAgcttgggttcgaaacctggcgagaacatcagaaaaaaattttcaacggtggcgACTTTTATGAGGTGTTAAGTCAggtgaaaaaaaaactcctgGGTCCTGCAGCACGCCGCTtgtattcggctataaaaaggaagctttAAGCTTAATagccactcattgatatgagagcagTTTTACCtactctgttccttaatggaatgctcgaTTCGTagttatttttgttattgtagTCCTTTGTAGGCTTCGTTCAATAGGTATGTATGTTtgctaaagttaaaaaaaaacgaaaagaaaaaaatattaattgcgCATGTATGTACCTATCTACATTTAGACAGGAATTTCAAATATAtccgtttagaggagttttgggtttggggggtTACCcagaacccaaattttaataccacattcctTTTCTGGtatgcaatacctttcatttgatactcttattgtgcccatcggaccactttcggatatgggtggtctttttgcggtaaaggggagggcccgcgtccacccgatatctaaaaattatatagcctatgtttccttccggacaaacgttcacaatctatgaaaattttaagaaaatcggttcagccaagtatcatatggtcataatggcgtttttgaggggtggcatgacccctaTACCtccatctgattttgtatgccagattcgaaatctactcccgaatacctttcatttgagccccatattgaaatgaacgtccaatatgtctgtttgggggagttttggggttggggcgacccacccgatgggtacttagactcaaattattataccatattcgtattctactctccaaaacctttcatttgatacctatattgtcccgatcggcccacttttgattttgggttgtgtttttggcatgagggggagggtccgcctcccgtatatagcctatgtttcattccagaccaacctacacaatatgcaaaaatttcgagaaaatcggttctgccgtttttcagtacatatacgtaacaaacaaaccgagtcccatatatccgcgattggctaatgtgcccattgggggcgtttttgtgggggtggggtgatcccccatacttcgacatgaatttgtatgccatgaACGTTTTCTACTccagcatacttttcatttgatacccatattgtccttatcggtccactttggtttttggtccgccccctcccgatatcaaaaaattatatagcctatgtttccttcaagaCCAACCTGGTATGGAAAGCGAATTAGCACGAAATTCCCgacttaaaatttgtttttcgaggttactttagaGCGCGCAACATGCCGATAACTGGCTAAGGTGTAGTCCAGtggaatggggcggattaatatccgcgctCTCTGTTCAATCTAACCCAACCTAAATATAATTTTGGACTTCATggtccaaatttttatataagattcgtgctctgtttCCAAATACTATTCTTTTGATACCGATATTGTCCCAATAGTTGGGTAGGTTTTGGAATGGGCGTTCTCCTAGTTTGCTTGTATAATTAattcgtgtttttgggaagtataagattgcaaacaatttttttttttttttgaggctgGCGGTCCTCACCCTTTATCCCAGTAATAATTTTCAGCTTGGTACTTAGTCTATACCTCAATTAAATGTGTGTCTATTCTAGCATTTTTATAGCCTGTGGATAAACAAACTCATACCGGTCCATAGaaacgatcgccgcgggaacgtgaTGGTcgttggctatttaaaggcccCAATAAATCGCCTTATCGTATCGAGCACAGGTATTCAGTATGTAAGCAGGAGCCGGTGCCGGCCATTctgtcactgagactctccactcaataCCACTGATTAACTGCTACTCCGTTTGAAGCTTCCcatatccgcaacctgtagacaACCCAAAGCTACCTTATAAACTTCTCGCGATATCAATGAAAATCACACAAATCGGAAATCAAAGTTCCagtggcttaagtgtatgtccatagtggtatggggcggattaatatccgcaacgTTTAATAGTCTTAcgatttaaaattcaaatgttcCTTCataaaagacaacatttcagagTACTTCCAGTTACTTGTGAATCCTGTTTCTTGCATAGCCTTTAAAGACAAGGCAATGTAACCCTCCTTTAAATTAGCCCATCTGAAAGTCAACATTTAAGTTTCATTATGGTCAATATGAAAtgcacaacaataacaaaaacggACCTGTGGAAGCAATCTTAATCCATGCCACTGTTTTGTCTTTTGTGCTGCCAATGCTTTGGTCCTTCAGAAGTCCTTTTTGATACAAACACGTATATTTTTCAACTTCTTTTATTAGCTTTTGCTCAAACAATTGAGGTTTCATCTTGCTTGCGATTCCTAAATCTTTAGATATGGAAATACTGAAATAAGGGCCAATTTATCTAACACcgattaaaaattattatttcgaTATATTTCGATTACACAAACATCACAAAATCGATTAATGGCTCTTTATACGAAGCACAGACAATAGATTCCTATTTGTTTTTTCCCCTCTCCTAAACATTTTGTTTGcatgttgtcatcttctttctcgcatattctcggctgatgtacgcacacgtatacacaaacgcacacaaatttctttgtgtgtgttggcaaaacgtcgatcagcttgattgcaagatggcggattgcacgatatgatttgtggttgttgtgcaATTGAGACCACTTTTAATTGCTTCGCCATGATGTGACGCTAGGCAAATTTTTACATGGTAAAGCATTAGCCACAATCAACTATTCCTCCCTGTTGGAATGGTGGTACAAATTCTCACTAGGCTGCCAAATTTCTCGACACTTCCTAAttgatattttagtttttatttgcattaacatgtgtagcagccacaagatcGAAAGAtttatggttaggttaggtaagagtggcagtcctttaaagactcacttagacaattttgtgataccacagtagcgacagacctaGGCTTCTGGCGAGAATCGAACCAACGACCCCCTGCACTTGTAATCCAAGAACGCTACCAACTCTGGGGTCTAAATTAGTAAGATTTATTGTTATAAACGTGTATATTATAAATTCAAAcgataaaaattcgaaaaaaaattaaagaaaaaaacttcttaaatccaaacaaagcatttgacgttctagtgggATTTGTATACAACTCTGGAATTAGCGAGTTTCATCAGTTAGTCTAGTGACTTTACCTTGTATAAATTTGCCTCGATGTGACGCATATATCGTCATTTTCACCAATGCTATTAAATGTGACgcatcatgatgtgccatgttaACTCTCCATAAAGGTTTTTTCTTTCGATTATCACACCACACACTTATTTTGCTGGATTTCAAATAGGGCGTTCTGTTGCGGAAtagttttcaaaaattgtaCAAAACTGCATTTTAACGTAACTGCAAAACGTATACTGACACACATCCGAAAtaatcaaatttttacaaaacaaacaaaatacgtcattttAATTATAAAGAAATGTTTCTCAgagttcataaatgtgattttattaaaatcctcaGCAATTTTTGCATTCCAGAACGATTAATTATTGAAcaaatatgttgcgttcttccCCTTTTAGTTTtatcattcaaattgaatgatgacaccacaTGTTTTAATAAACGGCGATAAAATTAGCCGCTAAGCTAATTGGGGATAGCCCCTAGGGCAAAACTGTATTTTACGGGGTAGTTTGCAAAAAATCGACCCCCTAGTTTTGACCCCAGTAACCCGAATATGAAGTCCGTTTTTTGGAACTCGGGGCCGTGGACACCCCTAGGGACCAAAAACCCCCACTTGGGAGGAAGTAgtccaacctaggcaatatgggtatcaaatgaaaggttttgattAGAAGGTAATGAATATGCAATcaaatgtccaaaattttgacCCGGGAAGGAACTAtggggtcttgagaattttgccccttctttttacaaaaaattttgaaaggcaaatagatttatttaaaatacttttGCTATTTCTCACTGTTGGACATATGGAGGAGGAGAAAATCTCAAACCCGGCCGAAGCTCGCCTAGGCAGGCAAAtagagttttatttaaaataacaattacaatttcgtaaattttccaaataggGGTCAAAATTCTCAAGATCCCATTGGTTCTTTCCGgtcaaaattttggacatttgattgcatattcgtaatctactaatcaacacctttcatttgatacccaagcTCGTTCCAAAGGACCGAACGTCGCGCGAGCGAGGTGgcaattgtttatttaaaggcgccaataacccgccttgtcatatcgagcatcataggcactcaatataTGTTCAAGAGCCGATGCCGCTTGGCCTCTCGCTTAGACCTTCCGCTAGATACCTCCGATTGCctacgactgccgttgcagctactacgtatggagcattccactatccgcaacctatggatgCGCCCGATAGTTCgcagcttctcgtgacagcaataaagACCACGcaaatcggacctcaatgttccaaccTATGTGGTGCTCTCAGCTATACCGTGCCGGAGTTGTTTTTAGTACCAAACAgttgttttaataccaatctcaTTATTACTGGATTGAGCTTTGTTGGAACAAAGTGCCAAGAAACTGGAGTCCCATGTGAAATTCGATTGGCATCGAAAACATTGACGTTGAATGGCAGTTCTCAGAGTCAGGACAAAACCATTATTGAATCGGACCACCAATGGACTTTAAAATGAAGCGTCAGAGATTTTATAACAGCATCAATCAGCTCAGCTAAAAAGCATGCATGTGAAAGCTGCAGTTTGGGTAAGGCATAAGCGATCTCTTAAGTGTTGACGGTTTAATAGTGTCGCATTTCTATTCTTATCTGCATTTTGTATAAACTTTTCCAATGGGATATAGGATTGGCCACACTATTAGCATCCCAAACCCACTGCATAATGAATGTTGGAATGGACGATGGAtttattttagttatatatttattttggttttattttattacacgTTCTGCAATTAAATTTATACAACTTGCATCTCCTTCTGTTTATCCTCATTTTCTTTACTATTCTCCACATGTTTTTTCTTATGAGCATAAAAGGATCCTGGCCAACGGAATCCTTTGCCACATATACCACAAACATGGGGAACCGACCCCTCAACGTGTAGCTTTTTGTGAGCATGCAAGACAGAAGGCCATTCAAAGCACTTACCACATTCATCACACTTAAGTCTTGTTTCTTCCGAATGTGTTCGCATATGAGTCGTTAACGCTGAACGATGTTTGAATTGTTTGTCACATACATTGCAAGCAAAGGTTTTGTGAACAGCATGCATAATCATGTGTTTCTTCAGATTGAAGGAAGTCGAAAATCGTTTACCACAGTTTTCGCAAACGTGCGGTTTCTCGTTGGTGTGTCCCATTTCATGATTTTTTCTCGTTTGCTCACTGCTTAGCATCCGTCCACAGTGTCTGCATTCATATAACAGAGCGTTCTTCTCTGCCGTTTTCTTTGGCTTTGGTTTGCCTTCATGGACTTGATGCCTATGTGTACTAAGGCATCCGACGCTCTTAAATACTTTGGAACATAAAGAACAGGCATACTTCTTTTCGAAGGTGTGAAAATTAATGTGAATATTTAATTCATTTCTTGTGACTTTCTTTAGTCCACAATGGGGGCATGTATAATTCTTAATACCCTTATGACGAAGTGTATGTGTTTGGAGTCTTGTTTTCATCCGaaatcttttgccacaaccaGGCTCATCGCACGCAAAAGGCCATTGTGATTCATCGACATGTACGAGACTATGATTGTCGAGACGCCGCTTGAAGTTGAACACTTTGCCGCAGACCTCACAGACAAAGGTCTCTTTAGCTGCAATTGTTGTTTTAGTTACTTTTTTTCGTGTTTCGCTATAGTTGTGAACCTTTTGCTTGTGAAATCTTAAAagataattttctttaaaacgtTCGCCACAATTATTGATGTTGCATATAAAATCTGGTCGAACGCCTTTGTGTCGGCTCAGATGTCCCCTTAAGTCTCTTACCCCATTGAAAATACGGTCACAATTTTTATGTGTACATGCATATCCCGATAGACCTTGATGCTTTCGCTGATGGGCTATAAAACAATATTTGGTTCTAAAGGTTTTTTGGCAAAGTTCACACACGAAGCAAGGCTTTTGAGGGTTTTCTTTCCTAGTCAGGTCCTCTAATGGCGGGCAGATAATCTGAAAAGAAGATAATCAAAACagcccaaacaggatttatttaccggccatggcataTAGGGCGGCCTAAAATAAAAGCTTTCAGAGAAAGAAAACAGGGCCCAGCAAAGAGGGCCCTGTGCAACTAATATTAAATGTATGCATACCTCTTTGTACTCGGGCGATTTGTCAAGCTCCTTTAATTCGTATATTTCCAACTCTGTGCTTTTCACATCACATTTAGTATCGTCATCATCAATACATTCAAGTTTATTTTCCTCACAAGCTTCATTGTTGTCCTGTTGGCTCACAGTTCGTTCTAAATAAGAATCATCGGTCATATTATATTTGTACTCCAAATTTACGTTTAAGGGATCCTGCTGAGTTGTCGCACGTTCTGTCGCAACAAATGTGGTGTTAGTTTTCTTTGTGTTGTCCAAATGTGAGTAAGTGGAAAATATTTTAGGGGATAGCACATCCTGAATTAAGTATTCAGTTGATTCCTGCGAATCCTCCGAATCACTTTTCTCCAGTTCCACTTTCTGATTGCTCCCAAACTCATGAAATTGTGAGTTAGGGGATAATATATTAGGGGTTTTTACATGCTGAAATGAATATTCCGTTGATTGATGCGAATCCATCGAAGCATTTTCCTCAAATTCTTCCTTCTTCATGTTGTCAAACTTTTGCAAGGATTTCCGACACATACCTTGGAACTGAAAGAAATCGAGAATTTTGTCGTAGCACTTTTGGCACACTGACCGAGGAAATTCATCACTTGTGGCCAATTCCAGATTGGCGCAGgtcacaaatttttcttttaaacctGACGTATTGAAAATATCGTATTTCACTGCAGTATCTACACTTATATCGCAAGCGCAAGCCCTACAAAAGTTATTCTTGAAATTGTCGTTGTTGGAGCTGTAAAAAGATGCGACAAATACAAAATTGTATGCGAATATTAAATATCGTTGTATGCATACCCTTTGGGAAATATAAAATCAGTCATAAAGCTCATGGCAGATGCATATTTCCAACTGAAAGTGTAATCTTTGGACAATGTCTTTTTTGTGTATTCATTTTTATAACGATTTACCAACCGTCTCCATCGAGTTTTACAATTTCGCCCTAGAATGGATAAAAACAATGTTTAATTCGAAATAAAAGTCATAGAGAATATTTAACCGTTTGAATTTTAGAATTTCCAAATACCAAGTAAATTCCCACACAGAGGGAATTTTTCGCAATAAATGTAATGATGGGATATCATAAGCTTTTGTTCATAAATataatgacgaaacgcgtccctaTCACTATGGGACAGGCATAGGAAGTCGAAGCaccatagagtgaaacagggagttcctcaCGGTGGGGAGATATCTCCggtactgtttaacctctacctatcctccccctccagacggcatagagaccgcatcatatgcggacgattgtacgatcatggcatcaggccccccacccaatgttgacatctgcgataggttgaacgtgtACTTCAATGaatttgcctcatatttcgctgcaaaaaatctgaagatatctgccaccaaatcttcagccacattgttcactaaaaatacgcgtgaggtgaatactgagctgactgtgatggtcaatggagaaatgattccgaccatcaagtgtctcaCATTCTCCCCAAATGCCACAGAAATTTGCgacaaagtcaaaagtagaaacaaggttcccgagtcacttgctggcagcacttggggtgcagacaaagaaatcttgttgaccacgtaccgGTCTGtggtacaaagcaattggccggtctgtgcagcgccaatgtggtctcgtcagctttgtgacacgcagtggaataatattcaaatctgtcagaatgccgccctccgaactgctaCGGGCtgtctcaatcccatggcagccggttgtacgtatcggattggcccgatgaagtccttcatcggcaagggctgccgcctcagtgtgcaatacactgctacaacaacaacaacgggctGTCTTCTCAGTCCTCATagggaccacctccatcagaagacaaagatcctaccagtgcgaagacataactacatgctagAAAGCAATACctttatcgcagagaccatccttggggatagatatccaccgccttaaggtagatctacgtgatctagagcgtgaggttcagcgctacaagagagaacctctagatcaagcggcatatcaagcaggtctagacaacattcatgcagactcgatagcagatgcggtaaatgtcTACCGTGTGAATGTagtcttggagaacgaccgcctctcattgcacctgaagaaattgacctcccccgtcaaaccagagtagttctggctcaattacgtttcggcagatgcagacgcctcaactcttacagagcaaggattgatggcgACGTGcacgatgtatgtcccgattgtaaccagggaccgcacgatacacgtcacctgtttaactgcccagccagacccactcgaatcAGACATGGCAGCCGGATGTACGCACCAGATTGACCtgatcctcatcggcaagggctgcgctgaggtgtaaccggtgcatggagtgggtacatttccgatcttgctctggcctcacttcactacgggagtatagtcatactggttatgtcacagggtgctgtgcgaacatagccagcagtgggtcgcAAGCGTCGTCATCGGAATATATcctctggttctaggggactttaatgcgcatcacacttcatggcattctctccGAGGTAACGATTAGCGTGGCACAGCTTTGGctgagcagattgaaagctccacgttttgcacggtgaatgaagatgcccccactaggattacgagaaggtgcagcagctcgccagatatctccattgcatcccctgatctcctgagtgacatattctggcaagccgtcatctctttggggtcagaccacctctccataattctcaccatcgaccgaccacccgacttcataacctctgagtgccggacgtttatcaataataagaaggccgattgggctggcttcagagagtataccaatcgccgcttcagtgaactgccacccccgtctgatgtgctagtggcctagaggaaattccgagacatcattaacgcagcagccgctcgctttataccagccggtgtCGCAGATGACAACAAttggtggggggcctgatgccatgatcgttcaATCAACCGCATATgcagggggtggaatggaggataggtagaggttaaacagtgccggagatatcaccccactttggggaactctctgtttcactctacggtgcttcgacttcttatccttgAATTTCACAAataactggcgaccacacagataattcgcgacccagcgtttcagttggagggatgtgttggcgatgccctcaaataatttggcatggctgaccgtgttgaatgccttcgataggtccagtgccacgaggaccgtcctatcacatggcatgggctgattgaagcccaaagctgttgttgtgctatgcagtcttcgaaatccatgttgatgctcggcgaatggaaattctcctacaaggctcgggagaagtaatgcctcaagcgtctttgctactggtgagagaaggatgATCGGTCTaaacgactcccccaaactcggatcttttctaggcttcagtagcgggatcactctgcccattaaATTTCTGTAATTGATCACAGTAGCAAACGGTTTAAGTCTTAAGAAATAACAGCCATAATTCTCCCCGCCAGAGCCTGCGTTTCGCAAGCTGTGGAACTGGTTCTTGGCCACCTAACGGCCAACAGTTTAATCTACAACAAACTTAGCTTTATTGCCATAAATTGGTTTGGCAAAGGCCTATTAAattacaaatttgcatttgttaacAATaacaataggttaggttagggtgcagatattaatgcgccactatggacatacacctaagccaataatcggcttgttgtgcgctctaaaaactatttggtaacctctaaaaagaaaattttaagttaggaaatccgtgctacttacaaaatccttaattgttttcaataccactcccctaagttggttcatgcctggtattgtgcCTCCACCTAAaggccggtatctgttagacgcgaaagtcgagcaatgacaaaagaattgctccaacgtctcatcatcttcctcgcatgccctacacatgctatcacttgccgtcctttgtgtcctgttatgataccaatagctataccgacctccttcttacttcctttcagtaatagccacgtcttctcaccatctggatccccccataggattttcgccgtcctgccgaccgtttcgctattccacaatgttgcatgcgcattcgtcgcccactcccttaacaataataataaatatttaaaataattttttttatacttacTCGTTTGTTTTGCGACCAAAGCaattttggaccatatttcgtcgTTTTTGGATTGGTTGTCATACTCAGGGTGTTGTTTATTATATAGGACTTCATGTTTCTTTACCTCTCTGATCAACAGTTCATCACATCTGAATTAatgaaaatggaatgaaatttagttttctataaacaaaAAGAGATATATTATTAATATAGGTGTTATTCATGTTAACGATTGAGATTTATgagtcgattatggattgcaactcgACTGCAGTTGCGTTGCCAGAGGACAAAACCACGAAGTAAAAATCAGTATAAAGTTGGACATATTTGTCATTTTTATTCAATATCAgtatttttaaagtttaaataaaaaggaggccaccgtagcgcagaggtaagcatgtccgcctatgacgctgaacgtctgggttcgaatcctggcgagaccattagaaaaaattttcagcggtggtcttccccttataatgctggcaacatttgtgaggtactatgccatgtaaaacttctctccaaagaggtatcgcactgcggcacgccgttcggactcggctataaaaaggaggccccttatcattaagcttaaacttaaatcggactgcactcattgatatgtgagaagttcatgggcaaaatttgaaattcactGGTGGGATATTATTATACGATGCTGGCTGTTGGTAAGAAAGGAAACGTTGACGAACTGTCGATTGAGTCATACGTTATTACTGGATTGAATGATGAAAGTTTGACAAGAACACTTTTGGCTATGAACCTCCAGAATGGCCTAGAAAACAAGCATGGAAATTTCGGTTTGCACAAATGTCCCTATAGTTGGTAAGAGGTTTAAGTGACCATTAAGTCAAAGGCAGATGCTATCTAGCATATCTGGCAGATGCTATCAGAATCTGGAAAGTTGCGGAATAATCCGCCGAAGTAAGTCACCATATGcttaatcaattttgatggTAAAGAAAGCGAATGGGGAAAGCCGCATGTACATGGATTTCCGTTCGTTGAATGGTTTAACGATCAAGAAGCAATACGCAATGCCAGAGTTCGAGGAATAACTTTCTTTATTGGCTACGATGCTATACATAGTACCAATCTGAGAGGAAGGCAAGAGGTTAACTGCATTCATAACAACAGATGGTCGAATATAATATGATGCCTTTTTGGCTGACGAGCGCTCCCATCGAAGGTTATGCGGACGAAGTTATAAGTCAGTGGAGGTAGGAATTTTTGGCAGGTTTAACTCTAATTTCTAGGACTCATAGTAAGCTCCAATGGGATAAGTCCTGGTGAAGAGAAGACAAAGTGCATGTTAGAATTTCCAAAGAACGAAAATGAATCGAAGGTACGCACGTTTCTTGGAATAACGAGCTTTTTCCGTAAATTATGGCAAGATAGTAACACCATTAACGCGATTGCTAAAGAAAGATTCAGAATTTTCATAGCAAGAACAAGAAGAGGAAGCATTTGCCCAGCTAAGGACtagaattacaaaaaaaattagtcCTCAAAACAATCCAGTTCTCACAGACGCAAGTTCAATAGGATTTTCTGCGATTTTACTCCAATCTGAGGGCAAAGGCACGAAATTCGGGCCCAGTTTTCTATTACAGCCGAAGATTCTAAGAGGCTGACAATAAATATAGCAGCCACGAGCTAGAAATGTTGCCGATCACAGATACGGAGAAAAATAGGGAACTATTTGTTTGGAAAATCTTTCCGAATTATGACGGACTGCAACGCTGTGGCAACTACGAAGGC from the Stomoxys calcitrans chromosome 1, idStoCalc2.1, whole genome shotgun sequence genome contains:
- the LOC106092550 gene encoding zinc finger protein 28, which codes for MGRPQLFEQKLITEVQKYPCLYDRALFKEGIISERAKTWEKIAPIVGAPVDACKIRWGRLRDRYIALTLKTIQEPGFTCVWKYTELMSFMRQHLHLKSDSLESKDLQLPQSKHFNREMFEENLIEEVKKHEAIYNPAHVDKRNTKVIEQIWVTIASSLGSTVKQCTSRWSTLKDMFVRHNNIMLTSDKKGEYQPTRWKYYNEMSFMRDYVNICDGLLISEVKKHEALYNRKHPEYSNYSKQGEIWSIIASEVKRTADVCKSRWRQLRDRYIALLSKIKEEPGYVSTWKYAEMMSFMKDHLDLEDKSLQSNPQLKQNKTNREIFGEKLLKEIRKHEALYNPAHADKRNPEIIEQIWITIASSLGSTVKECLSRWRTLKEMFVLHNNKILTSDTNDEQKPYWKYYNAMSFMKDYVKICDELLIREVKKHEVLYNKQHPEYDNQSKNDEIWSKIALVAKQTRRNCKTRWRRLVNRYKNEYTKKTLSKDYTFSWKYASAMSFMTDFIFPKGSNNDNFKNNFCRACACDISVDTAVKYDIFNTSGLKEKFVTCANLELATSDEFPRSVCQKCYDKILDFFQFQGMCRKSLQKFDNMKKEEFEENASMDSHQSTEYSFQHVKTPNILSPNSQFHEFGSNQKVELEKSDSEDSQESTEYLIQDVLSPKIFSTYSHLDNTKKTNTTFVATERATTQQDPLNVNLEYKYNMTDDSYLERTVSQQDNNEACEENKLECIDDDDTKCDVKSTELEIYELKELDKSPEYKEIICPPLEDLTRKENPQKPCFVCELCQKTFRTKYCFIAHQRKHQGLSGYACTHKNCDRIFNGVRDLRGHLSRHKGVRPDFICNINNCGERFKENYLLRFHKQKVHNYSETRKKVTKTTIAAKETFVCEVCGKVFNFKRRLDNHSLVHVDESQWPFACDEPGCGKRFRMKTRLQTHTLRHKGIKNYTCPHCGLKKVTRNELNIHINFHTFEKKYACSLCSKVFKSVGCLSTHRHQVHEGKPKPKKTAEKNALLYECRHCGRMLSSEQTRKNHEMGHTNEKPHVCENCGKRFSTSFNLKKHMIMHAVHKTFACNVCDKQFKHRSALTTHMRTHSEETRLKCDECGKCFEWPSVLHAHKKLHVEGSVPHVCGICGKGFRWPGSFYAHKKKHVENSKENEDKQKEMQVV